Genomic window (Streptomyces sp. NBC_01431):
TTTCTCAGACCGCCCGGTGGGCGGTCCCGCTGTCGCACGGGGACACATTCGCAGTATCGATGTGAGGTGGAGATACCGCCTGCCGACGGTGCGGTGTCGACGGGTGGTGGCCGACTCCGGCCTGCGGGAAGCAGCTTCAGGCCGGGTGCCCGGCGCCGACGGTGGCCCCAGGTGCGGCCGCAGCAGCCGGCCAGGCATGCTCCTCCATCCGTGTCCGCGGGACGACCGGGCCGCTCCATCCGCAAACAGCCGCCGTGAGGGCCGCACGCGTGGCCGCACCCGTATTTCCGAACCAGCTGGGCCTGACTCCGCCAAGCGATGAACGAGCATCCTGTTCTACGGTGGCAGGCAGGGTCACCGTCGCGACTGGTGGAGTCTGCGCCGATCGGCGGCAGCTTCCACCAGCGTCCGCACCCGCCGGGAGGCGACAGATGCCGTCAAGTACCTCGTTGCTGGACCAGATCGATCACTTCGTGGTCCTCATGCTGGAGAACCGCTCCTTCGACCACATGCTGGGGTTCCTCTACACCGATCAGGGCAACCACTCCCCGTCCGGTCAGCCCTTCGAAGGGCTGACCGGACAGGAGTCCAACCCGGACGGGAGCGGCGGCCGAACGGCTGTCTTCCGGATCGACCCGGCAAGGCCCGGCGCGTACTTCATGCCCGGCGCCAATCCGGGGGAGGGGTACCGGCCCACCAACAACCAACTGTTCGGCACGCCGACTCCCACCACCGCGACCCCCGTCGCGACCAACGAAGGCTTCGTCACGGACTTCGCAGCGACCTTGCCGCAGCGCATCCAACACGGCCAGCACGTCTACCCGGGCACCACCGCGAACGACATCATGGGCTGTTTCACCCCGGAAGCGCTTCCGGTACTGTCCGGTCTTGCCCGCGGATACGCGGTGTGCGACCACTGGTACAGCTCGGTGCCGACGGAGACCCTGCCCAACCGGGCCTTCGCGTGCGCCGGCACCAGCCAGGGCCACATGGACGACAACACGCACACCTTCACCTGCCCCAGCATCTTCGGCCGCCTCGACGACAGCAAGATCGACTGGTCCGTCTTCGGTTACCACGCCCAACCGCTGACCCGAGGCAACTTCCCCGACATCGCACACGCCGACGAGCGGCACTTCGGCAAGTTCATCGACTTCAAGAACGCGGCCGCCGCCGGCTCCCTGCCCGGGTTCAATTTCCTGGAGCCCGCCTGGGCCTCCACGGGCAACAGCCAGCACCCCAACTATGACGTCGCACTGGGCGAGCAACTCATCCACGACGTCTACCAGGCGCTGCACGACGGGCCGGGGTGGGCAAAGACCCTGCTGGTCATCACCTACGACGAGCACGGCGGTTGCTACGACCACGTGGCTCCGCCATCCGGCGCGACGCCGCCCGATGACGCGGTCGGCGAATTCGGCTTCGACTTCACCCGATTCGGGGTGCGCGTGCCCACGGTGCTCGTCTCCCCGCTCATCCAACCCGGCACAGTCTTCCGCGTTCCCGAAGACGGCGTGCCGCTGGACCACACCTCGCTGCTCAAGACGGTCGAGCAGCGCTGGAACCTGCCCCCGCTCACCGCCCGCGACCAGGCCGCCCCCGGCATCGGCGACGTCCTGACACTCAACCAGCCACGCACCGACGACCCCCTCGCCGGTGTCATCGTCCCCACCTCCATCGGCGCCAACCCGGCCCGGACCGAGACCTCCCACCTTGAGCAGGTGCACACCGACCTGGTCGACCGGCATCTCCTCCCGCGCACCTGAGGGCGGCCGATCCCGCGCCGCGAGGTCCTCGTCCCTGGGGGAGCGGATCGCGGGAGCCGTTGCGGCGGCTGCACTGACCGATGGGTCAGGAGGGTGACGAACCGCTCCTGGCTGCCGCCGATGAGGTCTTCCTTGGTGCCGAAGTAACGGAACAGGGTGCGCTGGGAGACCCCGGCCTCGCGGGCGATCTGCGCGATGGTCGTCTCGTCGTACCCCTGCTGCGTGAACAGGCGCAACGCGGTTTGCAGGATCTCCTGGGCGGCGAGCTGCCGCGTCCGATCCCACAGCGTGGGCGTAGCCGCCCCTTGCCCGCTACATAACGGGCGACAATCTCATCGCCTCCGGCGGCATCGGAGTCCACACCCGCCCCGTGCAGGTGACAGCGGCGGAGGCAAGGCCTCGCCCGCCGTACGGCCGCGACATCGTAGAGCCGGACCGACGGGTGCGTGCCCGCCTGGGAGGGAGCTGACGCGGGCGTGGTGGGCGAGATATGTGCTGGATGCGGCATATCCAATGGTCTGTGACCAGATGGGGCGTCTGCGGCTGTCGGACCATTCACGAGCCATTTGCCGAGTCGGTTACCGTGCATGGTTGGGTGATACGAATGAGGGAGAAGCAGACGGAGGGTAGGGCTGTGTCGGACGAAGGGCGGCTGGTCGCCGGGCGGTACCGACTGGTCGAGTGCATCGGCCGCGGCGGTATGGGCACGGTATGGCGGGCCGAGGACGAGGTGCTCGCCCGGCAGGTCGCCCTCAAGCAGCTCCATACGCAGCCGCACCTGTCCGACAACGAGGTCGCCACGCTGTACGAGCGCACCCGCCGTGAGGCGCGCAGCGCCGCCCGGGTCGTCCATCCCAACGTCGTCGTCGTGCACGACGTCGTGGAGGACGACGGCCGACCGTGCATCGTCATGGAGTACGTCCCCGCGCCCACTCTCGGCGACGTCCTCAAGGGCGCACACACCGTGTCGCCCGAAGAGGCCGCACGTATCGGCCTCGGCATGGTCGCTGCCGTCCGGGCCGCGCACGCCGCCGGTGTCCTGCACCGGGACATCAAGCCCGGCAACGTCCTGCTCGGGGCCGACGGCAGGGTGGTCCTGACCGACTTCGGCATAGCGAGGACCGCTGGCACCTCGACGCTTACGCAGACCGGGGAGATGGTCGGCTCCATCGACTTCATGGCCCCGGAACGGATCCGCGGCCGGCAGCCCGGCCCCTCCTCCGACCTTTGGTCGCTGGGCGCGACGCTGTACCAGGCGGTCGAAGGGAGGCCGCCGTACCGCCGGGAGACCGCCATGGAGACGGCGTACGCCATCGTCGTGGACCCGCTGGAGCCGACGCGGCAGGCCGGTCCGCTGGAACCGCTCATCGACGGCCTCCTGTCGAAGAACCCCGAGGACAGGCCGACGGCGGAGCAGACGGAACAGGCCCTGCGGGCCGCCTGTTCCGGCGGCTCGACGCCCACGCAGTCGGCCGTCGGCCACGACGGGCCTGACGACAACGCCGACACGGCACGGACGCCCGCGGCGCTGCCGACCCCGCCCGTGACGGACGACAACGCCGACACGGCACGGACGCCCGCGGCACTGCCGACCCCGCCCGTGATGACGGAACGGGACGGCCGGGGCCGAAAACGAGGCCGTCGCGTCCTCGGGGTTGTCGTGCTCGCCCTGGCGGTGGCCGCCGCGGCCGGAATGCTCTACGTGTCGTCGCAGCGCGGCGGCGCTGATGCGGCCGACGGCCAGAAAACCAGCACCACGACGCCCACCCCATCGGCCACACCCTCGCGGGTCCCCGACGGCTACCGCGTGGTCCGCGACCAGCGGCTCGGCGTTTCCTTTCCCATACCGGCCGACTGGAAGCCGAAGACGGGTTCGGCCGGTGCGGTCACCTACACCGACCCGTCCGGCCTGGCCGGTATCACCATCGGCATGGTGGACCCGGCCGGTTCGCACCCCATCGAGCACTTCACGGACATCGAGACGAACACCAAGGCCAACTACGCCACGTACCGCAGGCTGCGGATGCAGAAGACCACGTTCAAGGACAAGCCGGCCGCGGTGTGGGAATTCACCTTCCACGGCCGCGCCCGCGCCTTCCGCGCCATCGACCTCGGATACGGCACGGCGGGCGGCCGGGAGTACGACATCTACCTGTCGGCCCCGGAGGCTCAGTGGGACACGTACCGTCCCGTCTTCGACGCCGTGCAGAACGGGTTCACCGACTGACCCTGTCTCCGGGCTCCGCGTCCGGGGGGACGGGCGGCAGAACGCCGTGGAGCGAACGGACGGCTGCCGGTCTTGATGGAGCAAAAGGGCCTTCCTCGTCCGCCGGTGAACGCGACTGGTGAAGCTGCGGGCGGGCGCTGGAGCGGTCCCGCGCCCGCCCTCCGGAGCGTTCGGACCTGCCTGAGCGATCCCGGTTCCCGCCTGATTCGTGCTGGGGGCGGCGGCTACCAGCAGGTCGCGGTCAACGAGCATCAAAGGGAAGATGGACGCCGCCAGCACCTGGCTGTCCCGCGCGTTGGCGGAGATCGAGTGTGCTGCGGCAGTGCAGTTGTGGACACGCGGCAGTGCCGGCCGGGCGAGTTCCGGGACCGCGCGAATGACTACGCGCACTGCTGCATGGGCCGCCTCGCGAGGCTCAGGGCGTACGAGCGAGACGACGCCCGGCAGCACGGAGTCCCGGGACCATGCCATGACCGCCCCGGGACTCCTGGTGCACTTCTTCTCATCCGGCCGGCCGGTTCAACGACCGGCCGTGGCCGCGGCCACCGGGACGGTCACATCCAGTCCACACCGAATGCGGCGAACTGCTCTCTGCTCAACCGGTTGCGGCGGTACCTCGTTTGGAGACCGACGCCCCGAGCCCGACTACGTGCTGGCAGTGGTCGCGACCCGCGCACGGGTGTTGCGGGCCTGAGCAGTGGAGGGGGTACGGCGGTCGCCCGGTCAGAGGAGCTTCATCGGGGCCTGGTACTGGTCGACGGGTGCGACGTTGCACGCGGCCTTGGGGCCGCCGAGCAGGTGTCCGCCGATGCCCTCGCCCTCGGGCAGCGGCACCGCGCAGCGTCCGTCGACGTTGATGAGCGGGGCGCCGTAGGTGTTGAGGATGCCGCCGGAGTCACCCGCGATGGCGGTGTCACCGCTGCGGGTCCCGAAGTCCGTCGCACCGACACCCCTGCCAGCACCCATGCCGCTGACGGTCGGGCCCTGCGCGACAGGGGCCGCGAGGACGCTCTTGAGCGCGTTGGCGGGGATGCTCAGGGCCTCGGGTCCCGTGGTTTGTGCCGAGGCGGGCACGGCGGCGGCCATCGTTGCGGCGGTGGCGAAAGCCGCCCCTGCGAGAACCTGCTTGATCACGGTTGTGCTCCCATTCGGTGGATCAGGGAGGGGTGACGGGCCCCGTTTTTGGGATCCTGCCGCCCCTTTAGACGTGTCCGGATGGGCCTTGGCCGGGGCCGCGGCCTGCTGGCACGGCATCTCACCAGGACGCCCTGTGATGCCCCGCACCAGCCGCCGCGTCCTGTCCGACCCTGATCCCCCGGACATACCCTGGAACGAGAACCATCCCCAACACGTCACAAACTGCGCTCATTTGGGCCAACACTCACCGCATTGATCTGATGATGGCCAACCACCCGTCCCAGGGCGTCTTTCTCCTCACGGCCCATACCCGCGTCCAGCCCGTAGGGGCGAGCTGCTTACCGGATGGCGGACCCGGGGCCGAGCAGCAGTCGGAGCGCGGGCCGCCCGCGACGTCGGTGCCGCCCCGCTGGGGCTGGCCATGAGGCGCTGGGCTGGTGGCAGGGGCTTGTGCGCCCGCGCCCCGTCACCATGGCGGTCTCTGGGCGGCCAGGCGGCCACCGGAAGCGAATGTCCTGACCCCCGACGCGCAGCGGCAGGAACGCGAATATCCGCTGGCCGGGGACGGCCCGCCGCGTCTTGAGCGCGCAACAAGGGTCTCGAGGCTGGCCAGCCTCGAGACCCTTTATTGCGCTTCTCCGGCGCGTTCAACGGCGGTCCGCACGCCAGGTCACGCGGCTTCCTCCGTTCAGCCCAGTGCAGTACAGGCTCGCCGCGAGCCCCGGCTCGCTGTCGCGGCCCTCACAATCCAGCCTCAAGACGCCCCCGATCAAGGTGGCAGCCTCAGATGTTGGACCGGCTGGATTCGCCCTACTGCGAAACGTCTGCTGCTGGCGTGACCGGCGCCGCACAGACGATCATGGCTGCTGGCAATGTGAAATGCGCTGCTGAATGGGGGATCTTCGTGAATGGAGTGGTGTTGGTGCACGGTCTGTACCACGACCCGCAGCACTTCGACCTAGTTGTTGGGGAGTTGGCTGCTGCCGGAGTCGAGGTGGCTGTTCCGGAACTGCATCGTGGCTCGCTTATGGCTGACACCGAAGCGGTGCAGGCAGTCGTTGATGCCATGGAAGA
Coding sequences:
- a CDS encoding alkaline phosphatase family protein, producing the protein MPSSTSLLDQIDHFVVLMLENRSFDHMLGFLYTDQGNHSPSGQPFEGLTGQESNPDGSGGRTAVFRIDPARPGAYFMPGANPGEGYRPTNNQLFGTPTPTTATPVATNEGFVTDFAATLPQRIQHGQHVYPGTTANDIMGCFTPEALPVLSGLARGYAVCDHWYSSVPTETLPNRAFACAGTSQGHMDDNTHTFTCPSIFGRLDDSKIDWSVFGYHAQPLTRGNFPDIAHADERHFGKFIDFKNAAAAGSLPGFNFLEPAWASTGNSQHPNYDVALGEQLIHDVYQALHDGPGWAKTLLVITYDEHGGCYDHVAPPSGATPPDDAVGEFGFDFTRFGVRVPTVLVSPLIQPGTVFRVPEDGVPLDHTSLLKTVEQRWNLPPLTARDQAAPGIGDVLTLNQPRTDDPLAGVIVPTSIGANPARTETSHLEQVHTDLVDRHLLPRT
- a CDS encoding serine/threonine-protein kinase encodes the protein MSDEGRLVAGRYRLVECIGRGGMGTVWRAEDEVLARQVALKQLHTQPHLSDNEVATLYERTRREARSAARVVHPNVVVVHDVVEDDGRPCIVMEYVPAPTLGDVLKGAHTVSPEEAARIGLGMVAAVRAAHAAGVLHRDIKPGNVLLGADGRVVLTDFGIARTAGTSTLTQTGEMVGSIDFMAPERIRGRQPGPSSDLWSLGATLYQAVEGRPPYRRETAMETAYAIVVDPLEPTRQAGPLEPLIDGLLSKNPEDRPTAEQTEQALRAACSGGSTPTQSAVGHDGPDDNADTARTPAALPTPPVTDDNADTARTPAALPTPPVMTERDGRGRKRGRRVLGVVVLALAVAAAAGMLYVSSQRGGADAADGQKTSTTTPTPSATPSRVPDGYRVVRDQRLGVSFPIPADWKPKTGSAGAVTYTDPSGLAGITIGMVDPAGSHPIEHFTDIETNTKANYATYRRLRMQKTTFKDKPAAVWEFTFHGRARAFRAIDLGYGTAGGREYDIYLSAPEAQWDTYRPVFDAVQNGFTD